TTGTACTTACGTCATCTAAATAATCTGTATTTAAAATTCTAACCAAACATTCTGCTCTTACATTTAATAAGCTGTTTACTTCATATCTAAAACCTATACCAACCGGAATGTTCATTTGCTGCAATTTGTACTCATTACGGCCTGCAACCCATCCTTCACCCTCTGTATGCAAAGGTTGCAGATCAACCCATCTTCCATTTAATAAAGCTTGAGGATTAAATGAGAATAGTCCAATTCCACCCATTATATAAGGTGAAAAGGTAGGAGGTTGTTTATCCTTACTTTCCCAATCAACAAAAATAAATAAGGGGTGAAACTCTGCTATTAAAGCAATTTCTGAGATATTACTTCTAAAGCTTAAATTTCTCTCGTAACGGCCTTCAGTTGTAGAGGCTACATTTTTTAGAATACTATCATAAGCTCCGATTTGTCCAAAAGTAGCTTCTAACCGTAACCCCACCGCATATTTATAAGTGGCACTGAAATAAACACTTCCTCCAAGTTTGGTGTTTCCGTAATTAAGATCTTTTACGAATGGCTTACCAATACCCTGGTTACCACCTATGTCTGTTAAACAGTTCATAGCTGCCACAGAAGCGCCTAGCTCAAAGGTTACTTTATTATCATAATAGTTATTGTCGTAGTAGTAATATTGGGCAGCCGACTTTTCTACCGTAAACAGTAGTAAAAAAATTGGAGTCAAGAGGTATATAATAGCCCTGGTTCTAGTTCTGGTCATGCACAAGTTTCCTTTTTATATAAGGTGTTATGGTCAGCAAGTGATGATAAGGGAAGTTCTGCAAATAAAACGATTATTCTTCAATAATATTTCACTCCTGTGTAATATTATTATAAAACTTACAGATTCTTCGTAAACCGCATTCGTTGCATTTGGGATTTCGAGCAGTACAGATATATCGACCATGCAAAATCAGCCAATGATGCGCTTTGTAAATATATTGTTTTTCGATGTACTTAACTAATTGTTCTTCTGCTGCTTTTGGTGTTTTTGCATTAATAGTTAAACCAATTCTTGCACTTACCCTAAAAACATGCGTATCTACTGCCATATTCGGTTGCTTGTCAATCACAGAAGTGATAACGTTTGCGGTTTTTCTTCCTACTCCCGGTAGCTTAATTAACTCATCAACTTTCATGGGAACGTTGCCGGAAAAATCCTCCTCCAACATTTTTGCCATGCCGATCAAATGTTTGGTTTTATTATTGGGATAAGAGATACTTTTTATCAATGGAAAAAGTTCATCAAAAGTAGCTTTACTCATCGCCTTTGAATCTGGATATTTTTCAAAAATGGAAGGAGTGGTAAGATTCACTCTTTTATCGGTGCATTGTGCTGAAAGAATTACAGCAACCAATAATTCAAAGGGGGTATCATACAATAATTCTGTTTCTGCGTCGGGAGAATGCTTTAAAAAATAGTTGATGAAGTCTTGATACCTTTCTTTTCTCGTCATAAAAAAAGTGCCGCTTTGGGCGGCACTAAAATTAATTTAAAATTGTTTAATTAAGATTC
The Ferruginibacter albus DNA segment above includes these coding regions:
- a CDS encoding DUF6089 family protein; its protein translation is MTRTRTRAIIYLLTPIFLLLFTVEKSAAQYYYYDNNYYDNKVTFELGASVAAMNCLTDIGGNQGIGKPFVKDLNYGNTKLGGSVYFSATYKYAVGLRLEATFGQIGAYDSILKNVASTTEGRYERNLSFRSNISEIALIAEFHPLFIFVDWESKDKQPPTFSPYIMGGIGLFSFNPQALLNGRWVDLQPLHTEGEGWVAGRNEYKLQQMNIPVGIGFRYEVNSLLNVRAECLVRILNTDYLDDVSTRYIPTALFYQHLQGQQLTDALLLNNRNLNINPKYISRPGSLRGKYYNNDSYFTFNLKLGLIMGREKVR
- the nth gene encoding endonuclease III; the encoded protein is MTRKERYQDFINYFLKHSPDAETELLYDTPFELLVAVILSAQCTDKRVNLTTPSIFEKYPDSKAMSKATFDELFPLIKSISYPNNKTKHLIGMAKMLEEDFSGNVPMKVDELIKLPGVGRKTANVITSVIDKQPNMAVDTHVFRVSARIGLTINAKTPKAAEEQLVKYIEKQYIYKAHHWLILHGRYICTARNPKCNECGLRRICKFYNNITQE